One window of the Candidatus Chryseobacterium colombiense genome contains the following:
- a CDS encoding DUF349 domain-containing protein, which produces MTTENNLSENEEKKNVQEVSQQNPSEEAVPSHEPPHDEDADSVEDQEEEVEISLADALKEMEKIINLPNAGENFKKFNLLKEKASHYIHDETEDKKHEYVEGGNAPENFSYEHPSQAKLSALINIFREKHDSYQKGQEEEQKKSLEHRQNIIERLKNLYTNSEPGTNLFKSIREIKEEWSKAGQVAKSEFKILNNNYFHHLNQFYQMLDLNKEFLEQEYSHNLEKRQHIIERAKELENEPVIQKALNELQYLHKLWKEEAEPVAEEFREKTWEEFKEISNKIHERKSELSAAIESEQSVNLEKKNQIIAEIKKLSEPAETPNHNYWQNAIRRVEDLRSEFLKTGSVPRKLSNQNWTDFKTTLRNFNTTKNNYYKSLKGSQQSHLEEKLKLIQTAKDNMNSEEWDIAVPLFKKLQEDWKKIGHVPKSMTNKIWDEFRDACNTFFNNYREKSNTSTDNWKENYKHKKELLEELKTVTNEDGSIEKIEAIKTAWNNIGKVPREKISINSEFNKALREKLKLNKINELELKEEGLSENQLTDKARKIKSQISDLEAEIVKLENNLAFFNKPSRENPLLKDTFNTIDEKKAHLETLRQNLHSIIAGE; this is translated from the coding sequence ATGACTACAGAAAACAATCTTTCTGAAAACGAAGAAAAGAAAAATGTTCAAGAAGTATCTCAACAGAATCCATCAGAAGAAGCCGTTCCTTCTCATGAGCCTCCTCATGATGAAGATGCAGATTCTGTAGAAGATCAGGAAGAAGAAGTTGAAATTTCTTTAGCGGATGCTTTAAAAGAAATGGAAAAAATCATCAACTTACCTAATGCTGGTGAAAATTTCAAAAAATTCAACCTTTTAAAAGAAAAAGCAAGTCACTATATTCATGATGAAACAGAAGATAAAAAACATGAATATGTGGAAGGAGGAAACGCTCCTGAAAATTTCAGTTATGAGCATCCTTCACAGGCTAAACTTTCTGCTTTAATCAATATCTTCAGAGAAAAGCACGATTCTTATCAGAAAGGACAGGAAGAAGAGCAAAAGAAAAGCCTTGAACACCGTCAAAATATTATCGAAAGACTTAAAAACCTATATACGAATTCAGAACCAGGAACCAACCTTTTTAAATCAATCCGTGAAATAAAAGAAGAATGGTCAAAAGCCGGACAGGTTGCCAAATCTGAATTTAAAATTCTTAACAACAATTACTTCCACCATCTGAATCAGTTTTATCAGATGCTGGATTTAAATAAAGAGTTTCTTGAGCAGGAATACAGCCACAATCTTGAGAAAAGACAGCATATCATAGAACGTGCAAAAGAACTTGAGAATGAACCTGTAATTCAGAAAGCACTTAATGAACTTCAGTATCTTCACAAACTTTGGAAAGAAGAAGCTGAACCGGTTGCTGAAGAATTCCGTGAAAAAACCTGGGAAGAATTTAAAGAAATTTCCAACAAAATACACGAGAGAAAATCTGAACTTTCTGCTGCGATAGAATCTGAGCAAAGCGTTAATCTGGAGAAAAAGAACCAGATCATTGCTGAAATCAAGAAACTTTCGGAACCTGCAGAAACTCCTAATCATAATTATTGGCAAAATGCCATCCGAAGAGTCGAGGATCTTCGTTCAGAATTTTTGAAAACCGGAAGCGTTCCAAGAAAGCTTTCCAATCAGAACTGGACTGATTTCAAAACGACATTAAGAAACTTCAACACAACGAAAAACAATTATTACAAGTCATTAAAAGGTTCTCAGCAAAGTCATCTGGAAGAAAAGCTAAAACTTATCCAGACCGCTAAAGACAATATGAATAGTGAAGAATGGGACATCGCTGTGCCTCTCTTCAAAAAACTTCAGGAAGACTGGAAAAAAATTGGTCACGTCCCTAAAAGCATGACGAATAAGATATGGGATGAATTCCGTGATGCTTGTAATACATTTTTCAATAATTACAGAGAAAAAAGTAATACTTCTACCGATAACTGGAAGGAGAATTACAAACATAAAAAAGAACTTCTCGAAGAGCTGAAAACCGTTACTAATGAAGACGGCAGCATCGAAAAGATTGAAGCGATTAAAACAGCATGGAATAATATTGGAAAAGTTCCTAGAGAAAAAATCTCCATCAATTCTGAGTTTAATAAAGCGTTGAGAGAAAAATTAAAATTAAATAAAATCAACGAGCTGGAACTTAAAGAAGAAGGATTATCCGAAAACCAGCTTACTGACAAAGCCAGAAAAATCAAGAGCCAGATCTCGGATCTTGAAGCTGAAATCGTAAAGCTGGAAAACAATTTAGCTTTCTTCAACAAACCATCGAGAGAAAACCCTCTATTGAAAGATACTTTCAATACAATTGACGAGAAAAAAGCTCATTTAGAAACCTTAAGACAAAATCTTCACAGCATTATCGCAGGAGAATAA
- a CDS encoding shikimate dehydrogenase, with protein MISNTKLGLIGRNISYSFSKKFFEDKFQKLMLKDFSYSIFDLNEIHEVEQLFSTSGLLGFNVTIPYKEKIIDYLDELSDEAQKIGAVNCVLIQDGKKTGYNTDAFGFEKTLLLHKKPHQNTALILGNGGAAKAVQYVLNKHGISSITVSRTTEINFDNLDQATVENHPIIIQCTPVGTFPNVEDCLKFPFEGLSKNHLVIDLIYNPNYTQFIINASEKGAKTVNGYYMLEQQAEKAWEIWNFQKK; from the coding sequence ATGATTTCCAATACAAAATTAGGCTTAATAGGACGTAACATCTCGTATTCTTTTTCAAAAAAGTTCTTTGAAGATAAATTTCAGAAACTCATGCTGAAAGATTTTTCTTATAGTATTTTTGACTTGAATGAAATACATGAGGTTGAGCAGTTATTTTCCACCTCAGGCCTTTTGGGATTTAATGTAACAATTCCGTACAAAGAAAAAATAATTGATTATCTTGATGAACTGAGCGATGAAGCTCAGAAAATAGGTGCTGTTAATTGTGTTCTAATTCAGGACGGAAAGAAAACAGGATATAATACGGATGCTTTCGGGTTTGAAAAAACACTGCTTCTTCATAAAAAACCCCATCAAAACACGGCTCTTATTCTAGGTAACGGCGGAGCTGCAAAAGCCGTACAGTATGTTTTGAACAAGCACGGAATCAGCTCTATTACAGTTTCCAGAACTACGGAAATCAACTTTGACAATTTAGATCAGGCAACGGTGGAAAACCATCCTATTATTATTCAATGTACCCCCGTAGGAACTTTTCCGAATGTAGAAGACTGCCTGAAATTTCCTTTTGAAGGACTCTCTAAAAACCACCTGGTTATTGACTTAATTTACAATCCCAATTACACCCAATTCATCATCAATGCCTCTGAAAAAGGAGCAAAAACCGTGAATGGATACTATATGCTGGAACAGCAGGCAGAAAAAGCCTGGGAAATTTGGAATTTTCAAAAAAAATAA
- a CDS encoding endonuclease, which translates to MKRILFSLLFAFVFINAFAQIPAGYYNGTTGLTGAALKSKLNQIITSGHIDHGYNGLWSGYQTTDRDYYYENDGTILDIYSENANGPDPYTFNYGTNQCGSYTTEGNCYNREHVVPQSLFNSGSPMVADIHFIRATDGKVNGMRSNYPYGKVGTASFTSLNGSKLGTSVSPGYSGTVFEPVDAFKGDVARMILYFVTRYETQLSGFSSGNMLGSSAFPGLQTWELNQLLAWNALDPVSPAEIGRNNASYVYQGNRNPYIDHPEYVDQIWGTPVVDTQAPTAPTNLIANNPTSNSISLSWTAATDNIGVTGYDIYFSNGTFYATVTGTTATVQGLTPSTTYTFYVIARDAAGNSSPQSNTATETTLAGQPGGGSCGTEDFSNIPAASSSYATQTWTNNGITWNATDARTDQTITGKAITIRDGYLLSSTLSGGIQSLTVKTQLKFNGSDSALNLLVNGVQVGTIPYSATAGTYTINNINVSGNVTIKLVNPVSANRVAIDDLSWTCYTSLSTSETSKDNTFCIYPNPVKNNELFVKGENISKITKAEIIDLSGKLIQVIHHPFKNSNKIDLKNLSKGVYILKTDINTTKFIVQ; encoded by the coding sequence GGCGCTGCTTTAAAAAGTAAGCTGAATCAGATTATCACCAGTGGTCATATTGATCACGGCTATAACGGGCTTTGGAGTGGCTATCAAACTACAGACCGTGATTATTATTATGAAAACGACGGAACAATTTTAGATATTTATTCCGAAAACGCCAATGGTCCCGATCCTTACACATTCAATTATGGAACCAACCAGTGCGGCTCTTACACTACAGAAGGAAACTGCTACAATAGAGAACACGTAGTACCACAGAGTTTATTCAACAGTGGCTCTCCTATGGTTGCAGATATTCACTTCATTAGAGCTACTGACGGAAAGGTAAACGGAATGAGGTCTAACTATCCTTATGGAAAAGTAGGTACAGCATCTTTTACTTCCTTAAACGGATCTAAACTTGGAACTTCTGTGTCTCCGGGATATTCAGGAACTGTTTTTGAACCTGTTGATGCCTTTAAAGGAGATGTGGCAAGAATGATCCTTTATTTTGTAACAAGATATGAAACACAGCTTTCTGGATTCAGCTCTGGAAATATGTTGGGAAGCTCAGCTTTTCCTGGTCTTCAGACTTGGGAACTTAATCAGCTGTTGGCTTGGAATGCATTAGACCCTGTTTCTCCTGCAGAAATCGGAAGAAATAATGCTTCTTATGTATATCAGGGAAACAGAAATCCTTATATTGACCATCCTGAATACGTTGATCAGATTTGGGGAACACCAGTTGTTGATACTCAAGCTCCTACAGCACCAACTAATTTAATTGCGAATAACCCTACAAGCAATTCAATTTCTTTGAGCTGGACTGCAGCTACTGACAATATTGGAGTGACAGGTTATGATATTTATTTTTCAAACGGAACTTTCTATGCTACCGTTACAGGAACTACCGCAACAGTTCAGGGATTAACCCCTTCTACTACCTATACATTCTATGTTATTGCCAGAGATGCCGCTGGGAACTCATCGCCACAGAGTAACACTGCAACAGAAACGACTCTTGCAGGACAGCCGGGCGGAGGAAGTTGTGGTACTGAAGACTTCAGCAATATTCCGGCAGCCTCTTCAAGCTATGCGACCCAAACGTGGACTAACAACGGAATCACATGGAATGCAACAGATGCAAGAACAGACCAAACGATTACTGGAAAAGCAATCACGATAAGAGACGGTTATTTATTAAGCTCTACCCTTTCCGGAGGAATCCAAAGCTTAACTGTAAAAACTCAGTTGAAATTCAACGGTTCTGACAGTGCTTTAAATCTGTTAGTAAATGGTGTTCAGGTTGGAACCATTCCCTACAGTGCAACAGCAGGAACATATACAATCAACAACATCAATGTAAGTGGTAATGTTACCATTAAACTAGTTAATCCGGTTTCAGCAAACAGAGTGGCTATTGATGACCTAAGCTGGACTTGCTACACCAGTTTGTCGACTTCAGAAACTTCAAAAGATAACACATTCTGCATCTATCCTAACCCTGTTAAGAATAATGAACTGTTTGTGAAGGGTGAAAATATCAGTAAAATCACAAAAGCAGAAATTATTGACCTTTCAGGAAAGCTTATTCAGGTGATTCATCATCCGTTTAAAAATTCTAATAAGATAGATCTTAAAAACTTATCGAAAGGAGTCTATATTCTGAAAACAGATATAAACACAACAAAATTCATTGTACAATAA